The Chloroflexota bacterium nucleotide sequence GACTCGCGACCTCGGACCGCGGCATCGTCATGCTGCGCGAGATGATGCGCGAACAGATCGAGCTGGTGCAGCAGGGGCGGGACCCACTGGGCATCGTGCGAGATCCGGATCACGCGATCATCGACACGAATCTCGACGGGGACACCGTGCCCTTCATGCGCGCGGGGATCCCTGTGGGCGGCGTCTCCAGCTCCCGAAGCTCGCGCTAGGAGCGAACCCGGTTTCAACCGAATCCCGGAAGCGGCGGGAAACCAGTCTGACGTGAAGAGGGGACGGTGCAATGGCAACGGTCGTGTTGGGGGTCGGCAGCTCTCATGGTCCCACGATGCACACCGAGCCGGACCATTGGTTGCGGCTTGGTGTCGAAGACCGGCAAGACCCGCGCTTCGATTTCACAGCGCTAAAGCCGGGCCCGGCCATCGAGAACGAGCTTGCGCCCGAGCGACTGCAGGAGCGATACGATCGATGCCAGCGTGCCATCGGCTTGGTTTCCCAGGCGCTGCGCGACGCGGCGCCTGACACGGTGATCGTGCTCAGCAATCCGCACGGCGGCGTCGACCAGGACCGCATGCAGCCAACGTTCGGGATCTATCTGGACGATCCCCCGCCCGTCACCACGCGCTATCCGCGCCAGCGGGCTCTCACCGTTAGCGATCCCGCCGAGCGCCGAGAAGGGCCGCCCTATCCGACCGATGGCTCCCTCGCCCGGCACCTGATGCAATACCTGGTCGATGACGGCTTCGACCTCGCGTGCGCGTTTCAGTCGCGCCCGGGCGCGAACCTCGATGAGGCGTTCACGCTGCTCCAGCGCATCTATGACCCGGCGGCGTCGGTGGCCTACGTGCCGTTCGCTATCAGTCGGTACTTGCCGAACCAGGCGACCCCGCGACGCTGTTATCAGCTCGGGAATGCCCTCCGGCGCGCTGTCGAAGCCTGGGATGTTGACCGTCGTGTGGTCATCATGGCGTCGGGCGGCCTCAGCCACCAGATCATCGATGAGGCGCTGGACCGCAGCGTCATCGACGCGCTCGTCAGCTCAGACTCTGAGGCACTGTGCTCGGTGTCTCGCGAGCGCCTCAATGGCGCCCCAGGGACGCCCGAGATCCTGAATTGGATCGCCTGCGCAGGTTCCATGGAGCCCAGGGCGATGACACTCGTCGACTACATCCCCTGTTACCGTTCCGCGGTAGGCACCGGACAGGGGGTAACGTTCGGCATCTGGCGTCCGTAGACACGAAAAACGGAATGGGGGGTATGGACATGCAGGCGAAGGGCGCGGTTGAGACGGTCGAGAGCCTGAAAGAGAAGGTGGCGCTCTCGTGCCGAATCCTGGCGCAGCATGGGCTCGTCAAGGGATCGACGGGGCACGTGAGCACGCGGCATCCGGAGTCGGCCAACGTGCTCGTGCGCGGGCGACCTGCTGCGGACCGGGGTCTTCGGTATGCCGAGCCCGCCAGCATCATCGAGGTGGATCTCGACGGAAAGGTCGTCGGGGACGCCAAGGGCGTACGCCGCGTGAACGAGATCTATCTCCACACCGAAGTGTATCGGCGGCGCCCCGACGTCAACGCCGTCGTCCACGCCCACCCGCCGGGAGTTCTGCTGTGCACGATGACGGGGGTGACCCTCCGGCCGATCTTTGGGGGCTATGAGCCGCCGGGGATGCGCATGGCATATAAGGGACTTCCGCTCTAGGAGCGGTCCATCACGCTGCATACTCTCGATGAGACGAACCCTATGCTCGAGTGCATGGGGGAGAAAGACGTCTGCCTCATGCGGGCCCACGGCATCCTCGTCGTGGGCAAGACGGTCGAGGAGGCGACCCACAAGTCCATCGTCTTGGAGAACCTGGCGCGGCTGAATTACCTCGCTGCCCTCAAGGGCGACGCGCCCGAGATCTCCGACGAGGACAAAGCCGAGTTCGATCGTCGCGAGCGTGTGGCGGCGGCGAGCGGCCAAAGCGACGGTGAGCGCGGCTTCGGCTGGGACTACTACGTAAGTCTGGTCAATGAGCCCGGGCTCATTCAGTTCAACGAGCTGGGATTCGCCTTCGGCCATTGATCGACCCAAATAACGGGTGCGATGCGATCGCGAAGGAGGTCGCGTGCTCACACACGAAGAGAATGCAGTCCTCACACGCGTTGGCCCCGGCACGCCCGGTGGGGAGCTGCTGCGGCGGTACTGGTTCCCCTTCTGCGTCGCGGCCGAGCTGACGCCCGACAATCCGACGAAGTTCGTCCGCCTGCTGGGAGAGGATCTCGTCGCGTTTCGGGACAAGTCGGGCAACGTGGGCCTGATTCAGGACCACTGCGCCCACCGCGGGGCGTCCATGCTCTACGGCCGCGTGGAAGAGCGCGGGATCTCCTGCGCCTACCACGGCTGGCTCTATGACACGGCCGGGAACTGCCTGGAAACGCCCGCCGAGCCGGCGGAGAGCAGGTTCCACCTTACGGTGAAGATGAAGGCGTATCCGGTGAGGCGGTTTGTCGGGCTGTACTGGGCCTATCTCGGCCCGCAGCCCGCGCCAGAGATTCCCAAGTACGATATCTGGGCACGCAAGGACGGCAGACGGCACCTCGCGGTCCAGCCGATGCTGGCGGCCAACTGGTTTCAGCCCACCGAGAACGCCGTGGACATTGCCCATGGGTTCATCCTGCACCAGGAGTTCATCGCGCGCGGCAAGCCCGTCGCCAATACGACGCGGGGCTTGCAGGACGAAGTGGTGGAGGAGAAGTGGTGGCGCGTGCCCT carries:
- a CDS encoding Rieske 2Fe-2S domain-containing protein, translating into MLTHEENAVLTRVGPGTPGGELLRRYWFPFCVAAELTPDNPTKFVRLLGEDLVAFRDKSGNVGLIQDHCAHRGASMLYGRVEERGISCAYHGWLYDTAGNCLETPAEPAESRFHLTVKMKAYPVRRFVGLYWAYLGPQPAPEIPKYDIWARKDGRRHLAVQPMLAANWFQPTENAVDIAHGFILHQEFIARGKPVANTTRGLQDEVVEEKWWRVPYGIMKRRLRTNGDVDEHPYIFPNILRVFTETQIRVPVDDTHTQIFRVGFEPTPDGSVIEDEDESSVKYVAPYKSPPDGIHPEARFDTRIEVQAQDHMAWETQGQIADRTAERLATSDRGIVMLREMMFENIARVQQGLDPLNVIRDPNHAVIDTNVDNEFRRPERRARALA